In Gordonia phthalatica, one genomic interval encodes:
- a CDS encoding lipocalin family protein — translation MLTAVACATAVPAAADAASPAPFAAFDLSEYLGSWHQLAAVPQAFNLVCARDTQARYSLSPRGDVTVRNSCTTWTGQMNRIKGTATVLDTKTHARLHVSFPGIPNPDRGRANYIVTAVGPDYSWAHVTDSRRGSGFVLSRTPSLSSKQWSAVRRAIARAGNDDCLYLTSPTTGGFEQIRRLCD, via the coding sequence ATGCTCACTGCCGTCGCCTGTGCGACCGCCGTCCCCGCGGCAGCAGACGCGGCGTCACCCGCGCCGTTCGCCGCGTTCGACCTGTCGGAGTACCTGGGCAGCTGGCATCAGCTGGCGGCCGTTCCGCAGGCGTTCAACCTGGTCTGCGCACGTGACACCCAGGCGCGATACTCGCTCAGTCCGCGCGGCGATGTCACGGTCCGCAATTCGTGCACCACGTGGACCGGACAGATGAACCGGATCAAGGGCACGGCCACCGTGCTGGACACGAAGACCCACGCACGACTGCATGTGAGCTTCCCGGGCATCCCGAATCCGGATCGCGGGCGCGCCAACTACATCGTGACCGCAGTGGGACCGGACTACTCGTGGGCGCACGTCACCGATTCGCGCCGGGGCTCAGGGTTCGTCCTCTCCCGTACGCCGTCGCTGTCCTCGAAGCAATGGTCCGCCGTCCGACGCGCCATCGCGCGAGCAGGCAACGACGACTGCCTGTATCTGACGTCGCCGACGACCGGTGGCTTCGAGCAGATCCGCCGACTCTGCGACTGA
- a CDS encoding exodeoxyribonuclease III: MRLATWNVNSVKQRVPRLLPWLDDRQPDVVCLQETKVSDEAFAAELGDELAARGYEFAHAGQGQWNGVALLSKVGLDDVRVAFPDAPGFPDPAGEPEGRAVSAVCDGVRVYSVYVPNGREVDSDHYNYKLNWLEKLRLAVEPDADTTVICGDYNIIPTEADCFDPEAFVGHTHVTPAEREAFEALKALGLHDVMRDHWPDKQIYTYWDYRAGMFHKDLGMRIDFLLAGGSVAERAKASWVDRQARKGTKPSDHAPVFLDLDVAPDGDVGPVVPPPSRPSKPAAGSVKLPHTIGD; the protein is encoded by the coding sequence ATGCGCCTGGCGACCTGGAACGTGAACTCTGTCAAGCAGCGGGTACCGCGACTTCTGCCCTGGTTGGACGACCGTCAGCCCGACGTCGTGTGCCTGCAGGAGACCAAGGTGTCCGACGAGGCGTTCGCCGCCGAACTCGGTGACGAACTCGCGGCCCGCGGCTACGAGTTCGCGCATGCCGGGCAGGGCCAGTGGAACGGCGTCGCGCTCCTCAGCAAGGTGGGGCTCGACGACGTCCGCGTCGCCTTCCCCGACGCACCGGGCTTCCCCGATCCCGCAGGCGAGCCGGAGGGGCGTGCCGTGTCCGCGGTGTGCGACGGTGTCCGCGTCTACTCGGTGTACGTGCCGAACGGCCGCGAAGTGGACTCCGACCACTACAACTACAAGTTGAACTGGCTGGAGAAGCTGCGGCTGGCCGTCGAACCCGACGCCGATACGACCGTCATCTGCGGCGACTACAACATCATCCCGACCGAGGCCGACTGCTTCGACCCGGAGGCCTTCGTCGGCCACACCCACGTGACGCCGGCGGAGCGGGAGGCCTTCGAGGCGCTCAAGGCTCTCGGTCTGCACGACGTGATGCGCGACCACTGGCCCGACAAGCAGATCTACACCTACTGGGACTACCGCGCGGGGATGTTCCACAAGGACCTCGGCATGCGAATCGACTTCCTCCTCGCCGGCGGTTCGGTGGCCGAGCGCGCGAAGGCGTCGTGGGTGGACCGGCAGGCGCGCAAGGGCACCAAGCCCAGCGACCATGCGCCGGTCTTCCTCGACCTGGACGTAGCACCCGACGGCGATGTGGGGCCGGTGGTTCCGCCGCCGTCGCGGCCGTCGAAGCCTGCCGCAGGCTCGGTGAAGCTGCCTCACACGATCGGCGACTGA